The following proteins come from a genomic window of Flavobacteriaceae bacterium MAR_2010_188:
- a CDS encoding cyanophycinase gives MINGVLIPIGGNEDKGVLRKERFSLEFIGQGILSRVLKEAGGKDAKVVVIPTASSIPLEVGDNYIAAFLKLGCRTVEILDIRRREQSNSDETLELVKQADCVMFSGGNQSKIIEHIAGTQLHDLLIKRYHEDKNFVIAGTSAGAMSMSKEMIAGGSSKESFKKGAVKMHQGMSFIPKLIIDSHFINRGRFGRLAEAVAKFPKLIGVGLAEDTGLIIKKGTTFEIIGSGMVIVFDARTLHYNNELFVKKGMPMSLTNLNTHVLANGDRFNIKKKSVKVNHYDWESFTKPTKV, from the coding sequence ATGATAAATGGAGTTTTGATCCCTATCGGCGGGAATGAAGATAAAGGAGTACTTAGAAAAGAGCGGTTTAGCTTAGAATTCATAGGACAAGGAATATTGTCGCGGGTGCTGAAAGAAGCAGGGGGTAAAGATGCCAAGGTAGTTGTTATACCTACCGCATCTAGCATTCCATTAGAGGTGGGTGATAATTATATTGCTGCGTTCTTAAAATTAGGTTGCAGAACCGTTGAAATATTGGACATACGAAGAAGGGAACAGTCTAACAGCGACGAGACCTTAGAGCTGGTTAAACAAGCAGATTGTGTAATGTTTTCTGGTGGTAATCAGTCCAAAATCATAGAACATATCGCTGGTACCCAACTTCACGATTTACTAATTAAGAGATACCATGAGGATAAAAATTTTGTAATAGCTGGTACAAGCGCTGGCGCGATGAGTATGTCTAAGGAAATGATCGCTGGTGGTAGTAGTAAAGAATCCTTTAAAAAGGGTGCGGTAAAAATGCACCAAGGAATGTCCTTTATACCAAAGCTAATCATTGATTCTCATTTTATTAATAGAGGACGTTTTGGTAGATTGGCCGAAGCTGTGGCAAAATTCCCGAAACTAATTGGGGTTGGATTAGCGGAAGACACTGGACTGATTATAAAAAAAGGAACTACTTTCGAAATTATCGGTTCTGGGATGGTAATCGTTTTTGATGCTCGTACCCTTCACTATAATAATGAGCTATTTGTTAAAAAAGGAATGCCAATGTCGTTGACCAACCTAAACACTCACGTTTTGGCAAACGGCGACCGCTTCAACATTAAGAAGAAGAGTGTAAAGGTGAACCATTACGATTGGGAATCCTTTACGAAACCGACCAAGGTCTAG
- a CDS encoding Peptidoglycan/xylan/chitin deacetylase, PgdA/CDA1 family: protein MNIISAKTPELAKYILPNYIWDIKTDKKELYLTFDDGPTEDITAWVLDILNEYSAKATFFCIGKNIAKHPEIFESILAENHAIGNHTLNHKNGWQTNIEDYLIEVEKCQEMIKKLSSNKTQLFRPPYGKITLSQSKRLRGLGYKIVMWDVLSFDWQANLEAENCYTNVKQNAAPGSIIVFHDSIKAANNMKYVLPKTLKYFSEKGYTFKALP, encoded by the coding sequence GTGAACATTATTTCTGCAAAGACGCCTGAGCTTGCAAAATATATTCTTCCGAACTATATCTGGGATATAAAAACGGATAAGAAAGAGCTTTATCTCACTTTCGACGACGGTCCTACTGAAGATATTACTGCCTGGGTTTTAGACATCCTAAACGAGTATTCGGCGAAGGCGACATTTTTTTGCATCGGTAAGAACATTGCGAAGCATCCTGAAATATTTGAATCTATCTTAGCCGAAAATCATGCCATTGGCAATCATACCTTAAATCACAAGAACGGATGGCAGACTAATATTGAAGATTATTTGATTGAAGTTGAAAAATGCCAAGAGATGATTAAAAAGTTATCTTCCAATAAAACTCAATTATTTAGACCTCCCTACGGCAAGATTACGCTCTCACAATCAAAAAGATTAAGAGGCTTAGGTTATAAAATTGTGATGTGGGATGTTTTATCATTTGACTGGCAAGCCAATCTTGAAGCAGAAAATTGCTATACAAACGTTAAGCAGAATGCTGCTCCGGGAAGCATCATTGTTTTTCACGATAGCATTAAAGCAGCTAATAATATGAAGTATGTCCTGCCTAAAACCTTAAAATATTTTTCTGAAAAGGGTTACACATTCAAGGCCTTGCCTTAA
- a CDS encoding N4-(beta-N-acetylglucosaminyl)-L-asparaginase, producing MDRRKFIRNTSLSGVGLALATTLTSCADQNQNQETDAATTIKLDDQASLNLPLVIATWDVQQATNKAWEVLQEGKSSLDAVEQGCMIEEANAEGQTVGKGGLPDRDGNVTLDACIMNSQGDCGSVVYLKNYVHAVSVARKIMEETPHVMLAGDGAEKFALENGFEKENLLTDASKKAWEEWKENSEYKPIINIENHDTIGMLCIDKNGDISGACTTSGLAYKMAGRVGDSPIIGSGLFVDNEIGAAVATGLGEEVVKTVGSFLVVELMRQGKTPQEACEEAISRIVKKPNSNFKDFQVAYIAVNKKGETGSYSIHKDFSMTKYQDGKNETIKSTYYINS from the coding sequence ATGGACAGAAGAAAATTTATTCGAAACACATCATTATCTGGTGTAGGTCTAGCATTGGCAACTACTCTGACTAGTTGTGCAGACCAGAATCAAAACCAAGAAACCGACGCAGCTACCACTATAAAATTAGATGACCAAGCCAGCTTAAATCTTCCTTTAGTCATTGCCACTTGGGATGTACAGCAAGCAACCAATAAAGCTTGGGAAGTCTTACAGGAAGGTAAATCGTCCTTAGATGCTGTAGAGCAAGGATGCATGATAGAAGAAGCAAATGCCGAAGGCCAGACTGTCGGCAAAGGTGGACTTCCAGACCGCGATGGTAATGTGACCTTAGATGCCTGCATTATGAATTCTCAGGGCGACTGCGGTTCTGTAGTTTATTTGAAGAACTACGTACATGCGGTTTCAGTCGCGCGTAAGATAATGGAAGAGACACCGCACGTTATGTTAGCCGGTGATGGTGCCGAAAAATTTGCTCTCGAAAATGGTTTCGAAAAAGAAAACCTACTGACCGATGCTTCAAAAAAAGCTTGGGAAGAATGGAAGGAAAACAGTGAATATAAACCCATAATCAACATTGAAAATCACGACACTATCGGTATGCTTTGCATTGATAAAAACGGAGATATTTCCGGGGCTTGTACTACAAGTGGTCTCGCCTATAAGATGGCAGGACGGGTGGGAGATTCTCCAATCATTGGTTCTGGTCTTTTCGTAGATAATGAAATCGGTGCAGCAGTTGCAACGGGTTTAGGCGAAGAAGTGGTAAAGACTGTAGGCAGCTTCTTGGTTGTAGAGTTAATGCGTCAAGGGAAAACGCCACAAGAGGCGTGCGAAGAGGCAATCTCCAGAATCGTTAAAAAACCAAATAGTAATTTTAAGGATTTTCAAGTTGCCTATATAGCCGTTAATAAAAAAGGTGAAACCGGTAGCTATTCTATCCATAAGGATTTTAGTATGACCAAATATCAGGACGGCAAGAATGAAACCATCAAATCAACCTACTATATTAATAGCTAA
- a CDS encoding thioredoxin 1 encodes MSKFGELIDVDIPVLLDFYTEWNEQSTAMHPVLRDVAAALGDKAKIIKIDVDKNKDLAEALRVKGLPTLIIYKGGEMRWRFSGEQDANTLIGILKEYV; translated from the coding sequence ATGTCAAAATTTGGTGAATTAATCGATGTAGATATTCCTGTTTTGTTGGATTTCTATACCGAATGGAATGAACAATCCACCGCAATGCATCCGGTATTAAGGGATGTGGCCGCCGCTCTTGGCGATAAGGCCAAAATTATAAAGATTGATGTCGATAAGAACAAAGATCTTGCGGAAGCTCTTCGGGTTAAGGGCTTGCCGACCCTAATTATCTACAAAGGTGGGGAAATGAGATGGCGATTTAGTGGCGAGCAAGATGCAAACACTTTAATCGGCATTCTTAAAGAATACGTTTAA
- a CDS encoding Dolichyl-phosphate-mannose--protein O-mannosyl transferase: MSHFNFKKWNTILGWVVFGIAFLTYALTIEPTVSFWDAGEYILTSSKLQVGHPPGAPLFQMFGAFFSLFALQPDQIGMMLNMMSAVASAFTILFMFWTITLLLLKLVPVKNPSTKGENEDGSYAFTTDQYIGILGSAVVGSLAFTFTDSFWFNAVETEVYAMATLIMAVLFWLALRWEQDMNTVRGNKWLILISFVIGLSFGVHFMGLLTIPAMGLIYFFKNYKEVNAKNFIIANLASVAILFFIFKLLLPNALKLFSMSEIFFVNSIGLPFNTGSIIAALILIALFYYGLKVTREKQKKTANTLILCLLFIFIGFSSWMMLPIRANAHVVINENNPSSARELLAYYNLEQYPETHLFYGPQFTEMYSGADENQPYVDDKPKYEKDEATGDYIIVNSYKGTKQNYNSEHASLLPRMWSSEHAANYMMFTGLIDFKIKSEYQMENQLRDLVNDFKQRVAAGEIDYEDYNAFLRDYGQQYLDVEKPSFGDNLAYMVEYQFGYMYWRYFMWNFVGRQNDVQGKYDPFNGNWISGIKPIDEWHLGMSQDNLPSDVLDNKARNTYYFLPLILGLVGFFFLLGRNQKLFWTMLVFFLLTGLAIQFYTNVRPFEPRERDYSVVGSFYVFSIWIGFGVFALINALRKKVNFKFLAPVVTIACLILVPGVLAANNWDDHDRSGRETAHAMAVQYLESCAPNAILFTIGDNDTFPLWYAQEIEGIRRDVRVVNTSLFQTDWYIDQMKRKAYSSDPIPSQLTHDKYRYGTRDYLPYRPITNDTLPISQFMEFISSDHPNTKMRFILEKEGGDVSGYNENLLNSTYFPTKNIRIPVDKEEVLANGTVKPEDADKIVPYIDLEIKGSAIYKNRLLMLDILANNNWERPIYFSGGAFGDEDYIWLKDYLQLDGLCYRLVPIKTPVDRNNPFEMGRVDTDIMYDKVMSWDWGNSGGNIYHDTETRKNGITYRGNLARLIEQLINEGQLDKAEKVADLAMEKMPVDVYGFYTLLEPYISAYYEVGAKEKARKLYQEVSEKYQEKLKYYSELSLENQTRYIEEIVTDIERYRGLVDVLLIQNDKEVAVKETEVFNNYLQLFSHFMSGDAREEPMDVQEDLDIPASVDSTDTLIGADQ; this comes from the coding sequence ATGTCGCATTTCAATTTTAAGAAATGGAATACCATCCTGGGATGGGTCGTGTTTGGAATTGCTTTTCTCACCTACGCCTTAACGATAGAACCTACAGTAAGTTTCTGGGATGCTGGCGAATACATCTTAACCTCTTCAAAGTTACAGGTTGGTCACCCTCCGGGAGCTCCACTTTTTCAAATGTTTGGTGCTTTTTTCTCACTTTTCGCATTACAGCCAGATCAAATTGGTATGATGCTGAATATGATGAGCGCTGTAGCCAGTGCATTTACCATTCTGTTTATGTTCTGGACCATTACTTTGCTGCTTCTAAAATTAGTGCCAGTAAAAAATCCTAGTACAAAAGGTGAAAACGAAGATGGTAGTTATGCCTTTACTACCGACCAATATATCGGAATTTTAGGAAGCGCAGTTGTCGGGAGTTTGGCCTTTACTTTTACGGATTCATTTTGGTTTAACGCAGTGGAGACCGAGGTGTATGCGATGGCAACCCTAATTATGGCAGTTCTTTTTTGGCTTGCCCTTAGATGGGAGCAAGACATGAATACCGTTAGAGGGAACAAATGGTTAATCCTGATTTCCTTTGTAATCGGACTTTCTTTTGGAGTTCACTTTATGGGACTTTTGACCATTCCTGCGATGGGTCTTATTTATTTTTTCAAGAATTATAAAGAAGTCAATGCGAAGAATTTTATCATCGCGAACCTAGCTTCAGTTGCAATATTATTTTTCATCTTTAAACTGCTTCTGCCAAATGCCTTGAAGCTTTTTAGTATGTCCGAGATTTTCTTCGTGAATAGTATCGGCCTTCCCTTTAACACTGGGAGTATCATCGCAGCTCTTATCTTAATTGCCCTTTTCTATTACGGATTAAAGGTCACTCGCGAAAAACAAAAGAAGACTGCTAATACATTAATACTTTGCCTTTTATTCATATTCATAGGTTTTTCATCTTGGATGATGTTGCCAATCCGTGCCAATGCACATGTGGTTATCAACGAAAATAATCCTTCGAGTGCTAGGGAGCTTCTCGCTTATTATAACCTAGAACAATATCCTGAAACTCATCTTTTCTATGGTCCGCAGTTCACCGAAATGTATTCTGGAGCTGACGAAAATCAACCTTACGTGGACGACAAGCCTAAGTATGAAAAGGATGAAGCAACCGGAGATTATATCATCGTAAATTCATATAAAGGCACCAAGCAGAACTATAATTCTGAACACGCCTCGCTACTCCCAAGAATGTGGAGCTCGGAGCATGCCGCAAACTATATGATGTTTACGGGTCTAATCGATTTTAAAATTAAGTCGGAATACCAAATGGAAAACCAATTGCGGGATTTGGTTAATGACTTTAAACAACGTGTTGCCGCCGGAGAAATAGATTATGAAGATTATAATGCCTTTTTAAGGGATTATGGTCAACAATATTTAGATGTCGAAAAACCGTCGTTTGGCGATAACCTTGCTTACATGGTAGAATATCAGTTTGGCTATATGTACTGGCGTTATTTCATGTGGAATTTCGTTGGAAGACAAAACGATGTACAAGGAAAATATGACCCTTTTAACGGTAATTGGATAAGTGGAATAAAGCCAATCGACGAATGGCATTTAGGAATGTCTCAAGACAATCTTCCTAGTGATGTTTTAGATAATAAAGCTCGTAATACTTACTATTTCTTGCCACTAATCCTAGGTCTAGTTGGATTCTTCTTTTTACTTGGAAGAAATCAAAAATTATTTTGGACCATGTTGGTATTCTTCCTCTTAACTGGTTTGGCAATACAATTCTATACGAACGTGCGTCCTTTTGAACCCCGTGAACGTGATTATTCGGTAGTGGGGTCGTTTTACGTATTCTCAATCTGGATAGGATTTGGGGTTTTTGCATTAATAAACGCACTACGGAAAAAAGTGAATTTTAAATTCTTAGCTCCAGTAGTGACTATTGCGTGTCTGATTCTGGTTCCGGGTGTATTGGCAGCTAATAATTGGGATGATCACGACCGTTCCGGCCGTGAAACTGCTCATGCAATGGCAGTGCAATATCTAGAATCCTGTGCTCCTAATGCCATTTTGTTCACCATTGGTGATAACGATACCTTTCCACTTTGGTATGCCCAAGAAATTGAAGGTATTAGACGCGATGTTAGGGTAGTTAACACTAGTTTGTTTCAAACTGATTGGTACATCGATCAAATGAAACGTAAAGCTTATAGCAGTGATCCCATACCTTCACAACTGACTCACGATAAATATCGTTATGGCACACGGGATTATTTACCTTATAGACCGATTACCAACGATACACTTCCAATAAGTCAGTTTATGGAATTTATCTCTAGTGACCACCCAAACACTAAGATGAGATTTATTCTTGAGAAAGAAGGTGGAGACGTGAGTGGTTACAATGAGAACTTGCTTAATTCTACCTATTTCCCAACCAAGAACATCAGAATTCCTGTAGATAAAGAAGAGGTTTTGGCCAATGGTACCGTTAAACCTGAAGATGCTGATAAAATCGTACCATACATTGATTTGGAAATTAAAGGTAGTGCAATCTATAAAAATCGTCTGTTGATGTTAGATATACTCGCAAATAACAATTGGGAGCGTCCTATTTATTTTTCTGGTGGTGCCTTTGGAGACGAAGACTATATTTGGTTGAAAGATTATTTACAATTAGATGGATTGTGTTACAGACTTGTGCCAATAAAAACTCCGGTAGATAGAAACAATCCTTTTGAGATGGGTCGAGTAGATACAGATATTATGTACGATAAGGTAATGTCTTGGGATTGGGGTAATAGTGGCGGCAACATTTATCATGACACCGAAACCCGTAAAAACGGAATTACCTATCGCGGTAATTTAGCGCGTCTTATTGAACAATTGATTAACGAAGGCCAACTAGATAAAGCCGAAAAAGTTGCTGACCTAGCCATGGAGAAAATGCCGGTAGATGTTTATGGGTTCTATACTTTACTAGAACCATACATAAGCGCATATTATGAAGTGGGTGCAAAAGAAAAAGCGCGCAAATTATATCAAGAAGTATCTGAGAAATATCAGGAGAAGTTGAAATATTACAGTGAGCTTTCACTAGAAAATCAAACCAGATATATCGAAGAAATCGTAACTGATATTGAGAGATACCGAGGATTGGTAGATGTTCTTTTGATTCAGAACGATAAAGAAGTGGCGGTTAAAGAGACAGAAGTATTCAATAATTATCTTCAATTGTTCAGTCACTTTATGAGTGGGGATGCTCGGGAAGAACCGATGGATGTACAAGAAGATTTAGACATCCCAGCCAGCGTCGATTCTACTGATACATTAATAGGAGCAGACCAATAG
- a CDS encoding aldehyde dehydrogenase (NAD+), whose translation MEETTTNRYKDLFDRLNANKFLVASTSFQYRKNKLKKLQKCVENTYKQRLRDALYQDFQKPQLEVDLTEILPLIEEIKHAIHYLRFWMKNEKIKTPISLFGSSSYIKYEPKGVCLIISPWNYPVNLTLCPLVSAIAAGNVVIVKPSELTPNTSKVMKDIIHEVFTKDEVCLVEGDAETAKSLLKLPFNHIFFTGSPAIGKKVMEAAAQNLCSVTLELGGKSPTIIDKSVDIKVVANKIAFGKFMNAGQTCIAPDYIMIDESIQTKFIEALQNALKSFYENDIENSASYSRIVNQKHANHLNDLLMDCKEKGASLYQLASPKPAKAFISPTIVTGVDESMELMQEEIFGPILPIITFKELEECTSYISRNEKPLAVYIFSKNKKAVDFLIENTRAGTTCVNHNMLQYLNVNLPFGGSNNSGIGKSHGISGFKEFSNSRAVLKQHTISAADLLRPPYSSFKQKLVDLTIKWL comes from the coding sequence ATGGAAGAAACTACTACAAATCGTTATAAAGACCTATTTGATAGATTAAATGCAAATAAATTCCTAGTTGCTTCAACTTCTTTTCAATATCGTAAAAACAAGCTAAAAAAGCTTCAAAAATGCGTTGAAAACACTTATAAACAAAGGCTTCGTGATGCATTGTACCAAGACTTCCAAAAGCCTCAGTTAGAGGTAGATTTAACCGAGATTTTACCGTTAATCGAAGAAATTAAGCATGCTATCCACTATCTCAGATTTTGGATGAAAAACGAGAAAATAAAGACCCCAATATCACTTTTTGGTAGTTCGTCTTATATAAAGTACGAACCAAAAGGCGTGTGTTTGATTATTTCTCCCTGGAACTATCCAGTTAATCTAACCCTTTGTCCACTTGTCTCTGCTATTGCCGCAGGTAACGTAGTTATAGTTAAACCTTCGGAACTTACTCCAAATACGTCGAAAGTGATGAAAGATATAATTCATGAGGTTTTTACTAAGGATGAAGTATGCTTGGTCGAGGGTGATGCAGAAACTGCGAAGTCACTTTTAAAACTTCCATTTAATCATATCTTCTTCACCGGTAGTCCCGCCATCGGCAAAAAGGTAATGGAAGCAGCAGCACAAAATCTTTGCTCTGTAACATTAGAGTTAGGAGGGAAGTCTCCGACTATCATCGATAAATCGGTAGATATTAAAGTAGTGGCTAATAAGATTGCCTTCGGAAAATTTATGAATGCCGGACAAACGTGTATTGCTCCAGATTACATTATGATTGATGAATCAATACAAACTAAATTTATTGAAGCGCTTCAAAATGCTTTAAAAAGTTTTTATGAAAATGACATTGAGAATTCGGCTTCCTATTCCAGGATTGTAAACCAGAAGCATGCTAATCATTTAAATGACCTTTTAATGGACTGTAAGGAAAAGGGAGCCTCCTTGTATCAATTGGCAAGCCCCAAGCCTGCGAAAGCGTTTATTTCGCCTACCATTGTCACAGGCGTAGATGAATCTATGGAACTTATGCAAGAAGAAATTTTCGGCCCTATCTTACCCATAATCACTTTTAAGGAATTAGAAGAATGTACTAGTTATATAAGTAGGAATGAAAAACCTTTAGCCGTCTATATTTTTTCTAAAAACAAAAAAGCAGTCGACTTTCTTATTGAAAATACCAGAGCAGGCACAACCTGTGTAAACCATAATATGTTGCAATATTTAAATGTAAACCTTCCCTTTGGAGGCTCCAACAATAGCGGCATCGGTAAATCTCATGGAATTTCTGGTTTCAAGGAATTTTCTAATTCTAGGGCTGTTCTTAAGCAGCACACTATTAGCGCAGCAGATTTGCTTCGGCCTCCCTATTCATCCTTCAAACAAAAGTTAGTTGACCTTACTATTAAATGGCTTTAG
- a CDS encoding cyanophycin synthetase, translating into MKIRSINAMRGPNYWSIRRHKLIVMVLDLGKMEDYPSNKIPGFNKRLKKLLPTMESHRCSEGCEGGFFMRLDQGTWMGHVVEHIALEIQTIAGMDTGFGRTRGYGEHGVYNVVFSYIEESAGRYAAKTAVKICNALIAAEDYDLDDDIQALRELREAERLGPSTGSIVEEAASRGIPWIRLNKYSLCQLGYGANQKRIQATVTSETSSIGVELACDKEDTKYLLERAEVPVPKGDIITYKKSLKQACEKVGYPLVIKPIDGNHGRGITVDIETYEEAVEAFKIAQEVSRAVIVERYIKGEDYRLLVINNKLVAAAKRTPAHVIGDGKSTVEELIHKVNRDPRRGYGHEKVLTQITINDLTKSIIGYYGYQLNSVLEKNKSLVLKDTANLSTGGTAQDVTDIVHPANVSMAERISKIIDLDICGIDVMTTDITVPLSETGGAVLEVNASPGFRMHLSPAEGLPRNVAAPVIDKLFPKGDTGRIPIIAVTGTNGKTTTTRLIAHIAKMRGFRVGYTTSDGVYIQNRLLMKGDCTGPSSAEFVLKDPTVNFAVLECARGGMLRSGLGFGKCDVAIVTNVEADHLGLKGIHTVEQLAKVKAVVPETVLPEGYSILNADDDLVYEMRRSLECKVALFSMDEENPRIKALQRLNGITAIYENGYVTICRGEWKMRIMKAENIPLTYGGKAKFMIQNVLAAVLAAHVQGISLEDIKAALETFIPSPAQTPGRLNLFEFKRFSVLLDYAHNPAGMRALQNFISNLKVTKTVGIIAGIGDRRIEDNNEIGRLAAEMFDEIIIRQDKHLRGKTEKELINMLTDGISSHPKKTPTKIIPKEKEAVEYAIKNAVDGSLIVLCSDVVSEALELVQSLKEEEMKKSAN; encoded by the coding sequence ATGAAGATAAGAAGTATAAACGCCATGCGTGGACCTAATTATTGGTCTATCCGTCGGCACAAGCTGATAGTCATGGTGTTGGACCTCGGGAAGATGGAAGACTATCCTTCTAACAAAATTCCTGGATTTAACAAAAGATTGAAGAAATTACTTCCTACCATGGAGTCGCATAGATGTTCTGAAGGCTGCGAAGGAGGTTTTTTTATGAGGTTAGACCAAGGTACTTGGATGGGTCATGTTGTAGAACATATTGCCTTAGAGATTCAAACAATTGCTGGTATGGACACTGGGTTTGGCCGAACCAGAGGTTACGGGGAACATGGTGTATATAATGTGGTCTTCTCATATATTGAAGAAAGCGCTGGACGTTATGCGGCAAAGACTGCCGTTAAGATTTGTAACGCACTTATAGCGGCTGAGGATTATGACCTGGACGATGATATACAGGCTTTAAGAGAGTTAAGGGAAGCAGAAAGATTGGGACCAAGTACCGGTTCCATTGTGGAAGAAGCGGCAAGTAGAGGAATTCCTTGGATAAGACTCAACAAATACTCGCTCTGCCAATTAGGTTATGGAGCAAATCAAAAACGGATTCAGGCAACAGTAACAAGTGAAACTAGTAGTATTGGGGTGGAGCTGGCCTGCGATAAAGAAGATACCAAATATTTATTGGAAAGGGCAGAAGTGCCAGTGCCAAAAGGAGATATTATAACCTACAAGAAAAGTTTAAAGCAAGCCTGTGAGAAAGTTGGGTACCCACTGGTTATTAAACCTATCGACGGAAATCACGGACGAGGAATAACCGTCGATATAGAAACTTACGAAGAGGCGGTCGAAGCCTTTAAAATAGCACAAGAGGTGTCTAGGGCAGTGATTGTCGAAAGATATATTAAAGGTGAAGACTATCGATTGCTAGTCATAAATAATAAATTGGTGGCAGCCGCAAAACGAACACCGGCTCATGTTATAGGAGATGGTAAATCTACTGTCGAAGAACTTATCCATAAAGTTAATCGAGATCCTAGAAGAGGTTATGGACATGAGAAGGTCCTAACTCAGATAACAATTAACGATCTTACTAAATCCATCATAGGTTACTATGGGTATCAGCTAAATTCAGTGCTCGAGAAAAATAAAAGCCTAGTCTTAAAGGATACTGCCAATTTGAGTACAGGTGGAACCGCACAGGATGTAACAGATATTGTGCATCCGGCCAATGTTTCGATGGCGGAAAGAATTTCTAAAATAATCGATCTTGATATCTGTGGAATAGATGTAATGACTACGGATATTACTGTGCCACTATCAGAAACTGGTGGAGCAGTACTAGAGGTTAATGCTAGCCCAGGATTTAGAATGCACCTATCTCCCGCGGAAGGCTTGCCCAGAAATGTGGCTGCTCCAGTTATTGATAAATTATTTCCCAAAGGAGATACTGGAAGAATCCCTATTATAGCTGTTACAGGAACCAACGGAAAAACCACCACTACAAGATTAATTGCTCATATAGCCAAAATGAGAGGCTTCAGGGTTGGTTATACTACAAGTGACGGGGTTTATATTCAGAATAGACTTTTGATGAAAGGCGACTGTACCGGTCCTTCTAGTGCAGAGTTTGTACTAAAGGATCCAACGGTGAATTTCGCGGTTCTTGAGTGTGCCCGTGGCGGGATGTTAAGATCCGGTCTCGGTTTTGGAAAATGTGATGTGGCAATCGTCACTAATGTAGAAGCTGACCATCTGGGTCTCAAAGGAATCCACACCGTAGAACAATTGGCGAAGGTCAAAGCAGTAGTTCCTGAGACAGTGCTGCCCGAAGGATATTCAATATTAAATGCCGACGATGACTTGGTCTATGAAATGCGTAGAAGCTTAGAGTGCAAAGTTGCGCTTTTCTCTATGGATGAAGAAAACCCAAGAATAAAAGCGCTACAACGTCTTAATGGTATCACCGCAATTTATGAAAATGGTTATGTAACTATTTGTCGAGGAGAATGGAAGATGCGAATCATGAAGGCAGAAAACATTCCTCTTACTTATGGAGGAAAGGCCAAGTTTATGATTCAAAATGTGTTGGCCGCAGTATTGGCTGCACATGTGCAAGGAATAAGTCTAGAAGACATAAAAGCTGCTTTAGAAACTTTTATCCCTTCACCTGCACAAACCCCAGGAAGACTAAATTTATTCGAGTTTAAACGTTTCTCTGTGTTATTGGATTATGCTCACAACCCAGCTGGGATGAGAGCGCTTCAAAATTTTATCAGTAATCTAAAAGTCACTAAAACCGTTGGTATAATCGCGGGCATAGGAGACAGACGTATAGAAGATAATAATGAAATTGGACGTTTGGCGGCAGAAATGTTTGATGAAATAATTATAAGACAGGACAAGCATTTAAGGGGTAAAACCGAGAAAGAGCTAATTAATATGCTTACTGATGGGATAAGCTCGCACCCTAAAAAAACTCCAACCAAAATAATCCCAAAGGAAAAAGAAGCTGTAGAATATGCTATTAAAAATGCAGTGGACGGATCGTTGATTGTACTTTGTAGCGATGTTGTATCAGAAGCTTTAGAACTTGTTCAAAGTTTGAAAGAAGAAGAAATGAAAAAGTCAGCTAATTAG